The Heyndrickxia acidicola sequence GCTAAAAAGTTATACTTTTCACTAGATTTTATGTATGCGTTTCCTTGACGCTCCTAATTCCCGGGAGTAAAATGTATATGTCACATAATTGTTATAAAATTTTTTATGCATAGCAAATAGACTTACATATTTATAGTTTAAGTTTTCTCTATGCATGAAGGCGTACATCTTAAGGGGGGTAAAATATGGCTGGTAATCGCGAATTTTTGAACCGCAGACTGCATTCTTTACTCGGTGTTGTACCAATTGGTTTATTTATGGTCATTCACTTTGTAGTAAACTATAGTGCAACTCACGGAGCGGCGGCTTTTAATAAAGCGGCTGAGAATATGGAGAGTCTTCCATTTGTCATTTTTCTTGAAATCATTTTGATCTATCTTCCATTGCTGTTCCACGCAATATATGGACTTTATATTGCATTTACAGCCAAAAACAATGTTTCGAAGCTTGGTTATTATCGAAATTGGATGTTTTTATTGCAGCGTGTATCTGGAGTAATTCTTCTTATATTCCTTGCATGGCATGTTTTTGAAACACGCATCCACGTACATGCCTTAACCTTCGATGTAATGGCAAACATCCTGAGCAATCCTTGGAATGTTGCATTCTATATAATCGGGATTATCAGTGCTACTTTCCATTTTTCAAACGGATTATGGTCATTTATGGTTAGCTGGGGAATTACACAATCTCCACGTTCACAACAAATCTCGTCTTATGTAATGCTTGTTGTGTTCCTTGTGTTATCTATTATAGGTGTTCGTGCAGCTCTTGCTTTTGCCTATCCGGATTTATTTATTCATTAATAGAAACAATAGGTTATAGAGCTTGAGGTTAGAAGATTGGGTTTGGAAAAGGAGTGAGTGAAATGAGCAAAGGAAAAATCATTGTTGTCGGCGGTGGACTAGCCGGTTTGATGGCAACAATTAAAATAGCCGAAGAAGGCAAGCAAGTAGATCTATTTTCATTGGTACCAGTTAAGCGTTCTCACTCTGTGTGTGCACAAGGTGGAATTAACGGAGCGGTTAATACAAAGGGTGAAGGCGACTCACCATGGCTCCATTTCGATGATACGATCTATGGCGGAGACTTTTTAGCGAATCAGCCTCCGGTAAAGGCAATGTGTGAAGCAGCACCGGGAATTATTCACTTATTTGACCGTTTAGGTGTTATGTTCAACCGTACACCGGAAGGTCTTCTTGATTTCAGGCGTTTTGGCGGAACTCAAATGCACAGAACAGCTTTTGCGGGTGCGACTACCGGACAACAACTTTTATATGCCTTAGATGAACAGGTTCGAAGACACGAAGTAGCTGGCCTTGTTAATAAATTCGAAGGCTGGGAATTCCTTGGAATTGTTCAGGATGAAGAGGGAGTATGCCGAGGCATTATGGCTCAAAACCTTACAACAATGGCCATCCAATCCTTCCCGGCTGATGCTGTTATTATGGCTACCGGAGGTCCTGGAATTATCTTCGGAAAATCAACAAACTCTATTATTAATACTGGCTCTGCAGCGTCAATCGTGTATCAGCAGGGTGCAAAGTACGCGAATGGTGAATTTATTCAAATTCATCCTACGGCAATTCCCGGGGATGACAAGCTTCGCCTCATGAGTGAATCTGCACGCGGTGAAGGCGGACGCGTATGGACATATAAAGACGGAAAACCTTGGTACTTCCTTGAAGAGCGTTATCCTGCTTACGGAAACCTTGTGCCTCGTGATATCGCAACTCGTGAAATCTTTAATGTATGTGTGGACATGAAGCTGGGCATTAACGGTGAGAACATGGTTTATCTTGATCTTTCTCATAAAGATCCTCATGAGCTTGATGTTAAGCTTGGCGGAATTATTGAAATTTATGAGAAATTCGTCGGCGAAGACCCTCACAAGGTTCCGATGAAAATATTCCCTGCAGTCCATTACTCTATGGGCGGTTTATGGGTAGATTATAAACAGCAAACAAGCATACCTGGATTATTTGCTGCAGGTGAGTGCGACTACTCTCAGCATGGTGCAAACCGTCTTGGTGCAAACTCGCTGCTTTCTGCCATTTATGGAGGAAGTGTTGCCGGTCCTGAAGCTGTTCATTATGTGGAAGGCCTGCAAAAAGGTACTGATGCCGTTTCTTCTTCTGTATTTGACAATGCGGTTAGACATGAAGAGGAAAAATGGAACAACATCCTTTCATTGGATGGAAACGAAAATGCATATCTGCTTCATAAAGAGCTTGGAGAATGGATGACAGACAATGTAACAGTTGTCCGCTACAATGACAGACTTCAGAGGACAGATGACAAAATTCTTGAGCTGATGGAGCGCTGGAAGAAAATTAATGTAAATGATACAGGAAAATGGAGCAATCAGGGAGCTGCATTTACAAGACAGCTTGGCAACATGCTTCAATTAGCCCGTGTTATTACAATTGGTGCCCTTAACCGTAATGAAAGCCGCGGTGCGCACTATAAGCCTGATTTCCCTAAGCGTAACGATGAGGAATTTTT is a genomic window containing:
- the sdhA gene encoding succinate dehydrogenase flavoprotein subunit is translated as MSKGKIIVVGGGLAGLMATIKIAEEGKQVDLFSLVPVKRSHSVCAQGGINGAVNTKGEGDSPWLHFDDTIYGGDFLANQPPVKAMCEAAPGIIHLFDRLGVMFNRTPEGLLDFRRFGGTQMHRTAFAGATTGQQLLYALDEQVRRHEVAGLVNKFEGWEFLGIVQDEEGVCRGIMAQNLTTMAIQSFPADAVIMATGGPGIIFGKSTNSIINTGSAASIVYQQGAKYANGEFIQIHPTAIPGDDKLRLMSESARGEGGRVWTYKDGKPWYFLEERYPAYGNLVPRDIATREIFNVCVDMKLGINGENMVYLDLSHKDPHELDVKLGGIIEIYEKFVGEDPHKVPMKIFPAVHYSMGGLWVDYKQQTSIPGLFAAGECDYSQHGANRLGANSLLSAIYGGSVAGPEAVHYVEGLQKGTDAVSSSVFDNAVRHEEEKWNNILSLDGNENAYLLHKELGEWMTDNVTVVRYNDRLQRTDDKILELMERWKKINVNDTGKWSNQGAAFTRQLGNMLQLARVITIGALNRNESRGAHYKPDFPKRNDEEFLKTTIAAYDADTNTPEFSYEEVDVSLIAPRERDYSKKH
- a CDS encoding succinate dehydrogenase cytochrome b558 subunit, producing the protein MAGNREFLNRRLHSLLGVVPIGLFMVIHFVVNYSATHGAAAFNKAAENMESLPFVIFLEIILIYLPLLFHAIYGLYIAFTAKNNVSKLGYYRNWMFLLQRVSGVILLIFLAWHVFETRIHVHALTFDVMANILSNPWNVAFYIIGIISATFHFSNGLWSFMVSWGITQSPRSQQISSYVMLVVFLVLSIIGVRAALAFAYPDLFIH